A stretch of the Synechocystis sp. PCC 7338 genome encodes the following:
- the tpiA gene encoding triose-phosphate isomerase: MRKIIIAGNWKMHKTQAEAQAFLQEFKPLIEDAAESREVVLCVPFTDLSGMSQQLHGGRVRLGAQNVHWESSGAYTGEISAAMLAEIGIHYVVIGHSERRQYFGETDETANLRVLAAQKAGLIPILCVGESKAQRDAGEAEQVIVNQVKKGLVNVDQSNLVIAYEPIWAIGTGDTCAATEANRVIGLIREQLTNSLVTIQYGGSVNANNVDEIMAQPEIDGALVGGASLEPQSFARIVNFQP, translated from the coding sequence GTGCGAAAAATCATTATTGCGGGCAATTGGAAAATGCATAAGACGCAGGCAGAAGCCCAGGCGTTTTTGCAAGAGTTTAAGCCTTTAATCGAAGATGCGGCGGAAAGTCGTGAAGTGGTGTTGTGTGTTCCTTTCACTGATTTGAGCGGCATGTCCCAACAACTCCATGGCGGCAGGGTTCGTTTGGGGGCACAAAATGTCCATTGGGAGTCCAGTGGTGCCTACACAGGGGAGATTTCAGCAGCCATGTTGGCGGAAATTGGCATTCATTATGTGGTTATTGGCCATAGTGAACGACGACAATATTTTGGCGAAACGGACGAAACCGCCAACTTAAGGGTATTGGCGGCCCAAAAGGCAGGCTTAATTCCCATTCTTTGTGTGGGAGAAAGTAAGGCCCAACGGGATGCCGGGGAAGCGGAACAGGTGATTGTTAACCAGGTGAAAAAAGGTTTGGTGAATGTGGATCAATCCAACTTGGTCATTGCCTACGAGCCGATTTGGGCCATTGGTACAGGGGACACCTGTGCGGCCACGGAGGCCAATCGAGTTATCGGGTTAATTCGGGAACAGTTAACTAATTCCCTGGTCACCATCCAATATGGCGGTTCGGTCAATGCCAACAATGTGGATGAGATTATGGCCCAACCGGAAATTGACGGAGCCTTGGTGGGGGGAGCTAGTCTGGAGCCCCAGAGCTTTGCCCGCATTGTTAATTTCCAGCCCTGA
- a CDS encoding Ig-like domain-containing protein, with protein MLAKYFSEPIDRAALSLIGVLSAAIAVVVVGHYTCQDNNQCIFANRPRVQDFSWDAAHLGAKDRAFIITFDRPMDQLEVEKNLVITPALPGKISWAGRRMAYTLENPIPYGTDYDLQITDVREQYAGEHHGQMMAPFTGSFRSRDRAFAYIGTQGIEQGRIVFYNLTKQRKTILTPPGLTVVDFKFYDGGKAILLAAAESQLGFEGLRQLQLYQVPVLESDNPQELPKPTLVLDNQEFQNNQFDVSEDGKSIVVQRVNRQNPADFDLWMLKNQQKPERLKVQGGDFQIAPDNQSLAVARGEGIGILPLQPEAKPLDFLPKFGQLLTFSSDGSAAALVNFNTEDAQKRFQRTLFFVNTLGVQKELIDTDGSIVSCEFGRNNQTLYCLLTKLLPGDEYIEQPYFVQINVNSGEVFPLLKLQDYRDTQMSLSPDGLALLFDQVIIDPETPANSRLNTDTGEAIADSQLWLLIPPLRPELGQQAELKALSLMGFRPLWAP; from the coding sequence ATGCTTGCTAAATATTTTTCCGAACCCATTGATCGTGCGGCCCTAAGTTTGATTGGTGTCCTTAGTGCGGCGATCGCCGTGGTGGTGGTTGGTCATTACACCTGCCAAGACAATAATCAGTGCATATTTGCCAACCGTCCCCGGGTACAGGATTTTAGTTGGGACGCGGCCCACTTGGGGGCCAAGGACAGGGCTTTTATCATCACCTTCGACCGTCCCATGGATCAACTGGAGGTGGAAAAGAATTTGGTCATTACCCCAGCCCTACCGGGAAAAATTAGTTGGGCGGGGCGTCGCATGGCCTACACCTTGGAAAATCCCATTCCCTACGGCACCGATTACGATCTGCAAATTACCGATGTGCGGGAACAGTATGCCGGCGAGCACCATGGGCAAATGATGGCGCCCTTCACCGGTAGTTTTCGCAGTCGAGACCGGGCATTTGCTTACATTGGCACCCAAGGAATCGAGCAGGGGCGAATTGTTTTCTACAACTTGACTAAACAAAGGAAAACTATCCTCACCCCGCCAGGGCTCACGGTGGTGGACTTCAAATTCTACGATGGGGGCAAAGCAATTTTGTTAGCCGCCGCCGAAAGTCAGTTGGGCTTTGAGGGGCTCCGGCAATTGCAGTTATACCAGGTGCCCGTGCTGGAAAGTGACAACCCCCAGGAATTGCCTAAACCGACTTTGGTGCTGGATAACCAGGAGTTTCAGAATAATCAATTCGATGTGAGTGAGGACGGCAAGTCCATTGTGGTGCAGAGGGTCAATCGTCAAAATCCCGCTGACTTCGACCTCTGGATGCTAAAAAATCAGCAAAAGCCGGAACGTTTGAAGGTACAGGGTGGAGACTTTCAAATTGCCCCGGATAACCAGTCTCTGGCGGTGGCCCGGGGGGAAGGCATTGGCATTTTGCCCTTGCAACCGGAAGCCAAGCCGTTGGATTTTCTGCCCAAATTCGGCCAACTGTTAACTTTTTCCAGCGATGGTAGCGCCGCCGCCCTGGTGAATTTCAATACGGAGGATGCCCAAAAACGCTTCCAAAGAACCCTTTTCTTTGTCAACACCCTCGGGGTGCAAAAGGAATTGATAGATACGGATGGCTCCATTGTCAGTTGCGAATTTGGCCGCAATAACCAAACCCTATACTGCTTGCTGACCAAGCTTTTGCCAGGGGATGAATACATTGAACAGCCCTATTTTGTCCAAATTAATGTCAACAGTGGTGAAGTTTTTCCCCTGCTTAAGCTCCAGGATTACCGGGACACCCAAATGAGTCTTTCCCCCGACGGTTTGGCCCTCTTATTTGACCAGGTGATTATCGACCCCGAAACCCCGGCCAATAGTCGTCTCAACACCGACACCGGGGAGGCGATCGCCGATAGTCAATTGTGGCTCTTGATCCCCCCCCTAAGGCCAGAATTGGGGCAACAGGCAGAGCTTAAGGCTCTATCCCTGATGGGTTTTCGTCCCCTGTGGGCTCCTTAG
- a CDS encoding amino acid ABC transporter substrate-binding protein translates to MSNRNGARLSHSKSFPMLRPLLPLLAWALQSFVMPVAQAETVLESIRASGLLRVAIRDDSVPFGFRDGPANQWTGICVDFIEALQTEISAILGGQPLLVKFYQSSLFNRYNLVAEKVVVVECGPNTIRRDLQLPITFSRPFFVTGTQFLVATDRLGEFDSDGDLRGERIGVLGGTSNSEFLAARYPEAELINFQGFTARRLGVEALMQGRIDAFASDGILLFGEALVLDLPLGRSYRLYPPYPLDCQGYGLILPADQPEWENLVNRVVTSANSRDIYRRWLGPLFPALERVEQHCQARQSPSNPPSTKEPTGDENPSGIEP, encoded by the coding sequence ATGAGCAATCGCAATGGTGCCCGTCTCTCCCACTCAAAATCTTTCCCCATGCTCCGCCCCCTACTGCCCCTATTGGCTTGGGCTTTACAGAGTTTTGTAATGCCCGTAGCCCAGGCTGAAACGGTGTTGGAATCCATTCGGGCAAGCGGCCTACTGCGGGTGGCCATTCGGGACGACTCGGTGCCCTTTGGTTTTCGAGATGGCCCTGCCAATCAATGGACAGGCATTTGTGTTGACTTTATCGAGGCTTTACAAACAGAAATATCCGCCATCCTGGGGGGTCAGCCTTTGCTGGTGAAATTTTACCAGTCCAGTCTGTTCAATCGTTACAATCTCGTGGCGGAAAAAGTAGTGGTGGTGGAATGTGGCCCCAATACCATCCGCCGTGACCTACAGTTGCCCATTACCTTTTCCCGACCCTTTTTTGTCACGGGAACCCAATTTTTGGTGGCCACCGATCGCCTAGGGGAGTTCGACAGCGATGGCGATTTGCGGGGGGAAAGAATTGGGGTTTTGGGCGGCACCAGTAACAGTGAATTTTTGGCGGCCCGTTATCCCGAAGCAGAACTGATTAATTTTCAGGGTTTTACCGCCCGGCGTTTGGGGGTGGAAGCCTTAATGCAGGGGCGCATCGATGCCTTTGCCAGTGATGGCATTTTGCTATTTGGGGAAGCCCTAGTGCTAGACCTTCCCCTAGGGCGCAGTTACCGCCTTTATCCTCCCTATCCCCTAGATTGCCAGGGCTATGGGCTAATTTTGCCCGCCGATCAGCCGGAATGGGAAAATTTGGTTAACCGGGTTGTGACTTCCGCCAATTCCCGGGATATTTACCGCCGCTGGCTGGGGCCCCTCTTTCCCGCTTTGGAGAGGGTTGAACAGCATTGTCAAGCTAGGCAAAGCCCATCAAACCCACCATCCACTAAGGAGCCCACAGGGGACGAAAACCCATCAGGGATAGAGCCTTAA
- a CDS encoding AI-2E family transporter translates to MKLSQWLGLACLAMAAYVAWEIRQLLLLLFLAIVLSTALNRLVKQLQAWGIKRPLALAITLITVTVAVALFFLLVIPPFWEQLQILIGSLPKVGDRLEGLFEDWHDRAEVQFFSQAFSVDDLPASLSALGANAFSSLISFFSNSVTAVLQILFILAIAVMMLFSPQAYRQGTLKLFPSFYRRRADEILTQSESSLGNWLTGIVINSFFIASLSGIGLWILQIKLVLVHALMAGILNFIPNIGPAASVVFPLMIAVLDAPWKIIAVLILYFLIQNVESYWLTPIVMAKQVSLLPAVTLIAQLFFASIFGLLGLILALPLTVVLKIWIEEALFKDLLDNWQ, encoded by the coding sequence ATGAAACTTAGTCAGTGGTTAGGTTTAGCTTGTTTGGCAATGGCGGCCTATGTGGCTTGGGAAATCCGCCAACTGCTGTTACTGCTTTTTCTGGCCATTGTGCTGAGCACTGCCCTCAATCGTTTGGTCAAACAATTACAGGCCTGGGGAATCAAACGACCTCTGGCCTTGGCCATTACCTTGATTACCGTCACGGTGGCGGTGGCCCTATTTTTTCTCTTGGTCATTCCTCCTTTTTGGGAACAACTGCAGATTCTCATTGGTTCTCTGCCTAAAGTTGGCGATCGCCTTGAGGGGCTGTTCGAGGACTGGCATGACCGGGCGGAGGTGCAATTTTTTAGTCAGGCTTTTTCCGTTGATGACCTGCCGGCTTCCCTTTCCGCCCTGGGGGCCAATGCCTTTAGTTCCCTGATTAGCTTTTTTTCCAATTCTGTCACCGCTGTCCTGCAAATACTTTTCATCCTGGCGATCGCCGTGATGATGTTGTTTTCCCCCCAAGCCTATCGACAGGGAACCCTCAAATTATTTCCTTCCTTTTACCGCCGCCGAGCTGACGAAATCCTCACCCAATCGGAATCTTCCCTGGGGAATTGGCTGACGGGCATTGTAATTAATTCTTTTTTTATCGCTAGTCTCAGCGGCATTGGTCTATGGATACTGCAAATTAAATTAGTCCTAGTCCATGCTTTGATGGCGGGAATTTTAAACTTCATTCCTAACATCGGTCCCGCCGCCAGTGTGGTCTTCCCCCTGATGATTGCGGTGCTGGATGCCCCCTGGAAAATTATTGCCGTGCTGATTCTCTATTTCCTCATTCAAAATGTGGAGAGCTACTGGCTAACCCCCATTGTCATGGCCAAGCAAGTTTCCCTTCTGCCCGCCGTTACCCTCATCGCCCAACTATTTTTTGCCAGTATATTCGGACTTTTAGGGTTGATCCTGGCCCTACCCCTGACGGTGGTTTTAAAAATCTGGATTGAAGAAGCTCTGTTTAAAGATCTTTTGGACAATTGGCAATGA